A single region of the Silene latifolia isolate original U9 population chromosome 8, ASM4854445v1, whole genome shotgun sequence genome encodes:
- the LOC141595170 gene encoding protein FAR1-RELATED SEQUENCE 5-like, which translates to MYKAFGDPSSFDSTFLSNRYQMPFCPFVGVNHHGSTILYAAALISYEDTESFEWVFEKWIECMGRAPTVLLTDQCKAMEGAIKKVFPETKHRLCLWHILQNADKNLKDHPQFSQIDRDLRTLVHESITEEELQDMWDDFMEKYNLRRNKWLRGAWDMRQRNRPDAIHGAIEDAIEKKVEDEKVNNAKDIKSPLKWDPMILFEDIFSKVYTNKEFGEVKTEVYGCISTNVETLPNSLGFIKRFRATSKVTEAFWKKDRRSFEVSIDTITGEYKCGCKMFEFRGILCRHIMKCLDVLDVKAIPDKYIIERWRKDLVRGYENIRVGYYNPDESERVKRSLEITVKNDYIKRLAMQSEGSSPFIIARTDELIKELEAHLWDTIYRFICGRWSFLKNVGS; encoded by the exons ATGTACAAGGCTTTTGGTGACCCATCGTCGTTCGATAGTACATTCCTAAGCAACAGGTACCAGATGCCTTTCTGTCCATTCGTTGGAGTTAATCATCATGGAAGTACAATATTATATGCAGCGGCTTTAATTTCATACGAAGACACAGAGTCATTCGAGTGGGTGTTTGAGAAGTGGATAGAATGTATGGGTAGAGCTCCAACCGTCTTACTAACTGATCAATGTAAAGCAATGGAAGGGGCAATCAAGAAAGTGTTCCCGGAGACTAAACATAGATTATGCCTTTGGCATATTCTTCAAAACGCGGATAAGAATCTAAAAGACCACCCACAATTTTCTCAGATTGACAGAGATTTGCGTACGCTTGTACACGAGAGTATCACCGAGGAGGAACTGCAAGATATGTGGGACGATTTCATGGAAAAATACAACTTGCGACGCAACAAATGGTTGAGGGGTGCATGGGATATGAGACAGCG AAACCGGCCTGATGCAATTCATGGAGCGATCGAGGATGCCATAGAGAAAAAGGTGGAGGACGAGAAAGTCAATAACGCCAAAGACATTAAGAGCCCACTTAAATGGGATCCCATGATATTATTCGAGGATATCTTTAGTAAGGTCTACACAAACAAAGAATTCGGAGAGGTGAAAACAGAGGTATATGGTTGTATAAGCACCAATGTCGAAACTCTTCCAAATAGTTTGGGTTTCATCAAGAGGTTTAGGGCCACATCAAAAGTGACAGAAGCATTTTGGAAGAAAGATCGAAGAAGTTTTGAAGTGAGTATTGACACAATCACTGGTGAGTATAAATGTGGTTGTAAGATGTTTGAATTTAGAGGGATCTTATGTCGCCATATCATGAAGTGTCTTGATGTGTTGGACGTAAAAGCTATCCCAGACAAATACATAATCGAACGCTGGCGCAAGGATTTGGTTAGAGGATACGAAAATATTCGGGTTGGGTACTACAACCCGGATGAGTCAGAACGTGTTAAAAGGTCTCTTGAGATAACGGtaaaaaatgattacattaagaGGTTGGCTATGCAAAGTGAAGGGTCTTCGCCATTTATAATAGCGAGAACCGATGAACTAATCAAAGAGTTAGAGGCTCATCTTTGGGATACGATCTATAGATTCATTTGCGGCAGGTGGAGTTTCCTCAAAAATGTGGGGTCGTAG